The sequence TTTAGAGGCTAGGGTAGCTAGTCTCATTCGCTACTATGAGCAGTTTCCCCGTAGCGAATGTCAGTGGGTAATTAACTTTTTGGAGGTGTTTCAAATCACCTTTGCTATTTATGGCGAGAACATTGAGTACAATCTGGTTCAGATCAACCCAAACACTAGTACGGGGAGTGCCACAGTTCTTTTGGATAACCACAATTTAGAGACCTTTCGCATTTTCTCGCAGACCATAGATCAGCATCTGGCCGGTTTGCTCGATGGCAATGAAGAGTTGCCTAGGGTCGATCCAGACTGAGAGACCCTTTAAGACTCCTGGGCTTGTCCCGGCAGTGATGGCTGGCTGTACCAAGCGGTAATGGCACTGTGATAGATCACCTGCCATGGCAAGTGGTGGTGGCGGGCCAAAAGAGCGCAATCTTCGTACTCTGGATGGATATTGAGAATGGCCTGGGTCTGGGGGTGGTAGGCAAGTTTGACCGTCACCGGCCCGTAGGTGGTCTGGAGGGTCTGAAGCTGCCGGGATAAGAGCCAACGCTGCTGAGATTGGCGGCGAATGCCGAGGGTCGGCGTTTCGGCAAACAGAATATCGGTGCAGGGCGGCTCGTGCTCTGGGGTGCAGATAACGGTAATTAACAGCCCAGGGCGCGACTTTTTCATGGCGATAGGCTGGGTAAAGACCTCCAGGGCACCAGCCGCATAGAGCCGTTCGTGGAGATAGCCTACAACCTGGGGCACCATGTCGTCGATCTGGGTTTCAAGCAGAATGATGGTCTCGTGATCGTAGGGAATGGATTTAGGGGCTGACTGTGGTGTTTGGCCTGGCACTGGGCTCGACAGTGAAGTTGGGTTGGGGTTGGCCGTAGTCTGCCCTAACCAAAGCCGCAGAATATTGGCTACTGGCAGATCTTTGCCCCCTGCCCCTAGACCGACGCGGTGCAGCGTCATGGCTGGGGGATCGCCAAAGTGATCGGCCAGGGCGATCGCGATCGCCGCTCCTGTAGGGGTCACCAGTTCCCCCTCTAGTCCGTTGCTGTAGAGTGGCACTGGACGGCTTTCCATCAGTTTCAGCACCGCTGGCGCTGGCACTGGTAGCCAGCCGTGGGCAGCGCGTACCCGACCTCGACCCGTGGGCAGCGGTGAGCACACCAGCATATCTACCCCTAAATAGTCGAGCCCTAAACAGGTGCCCACAATATCGACAATGGCATCGGTGGCCCCAACCTCGTGAAAGTGCACCTGGTCGAGGGCGATGCCGTGGACGGCAGCTTCGGCTTCAGCGAGACAACGAAATACCTTTAGGCTCCACTGACGGGCGCGATCGGGCAACGTTGCCTG is a genomic window of Nodosilinea sp. E11 containing:
- the larC gene encoding nickel pincer cofactor biosynthesis protein LarC yields the protein MKTIVYLDCPTGIAGDMCLAALVDAGVPLDYLQQQLTNLGLNHEFTLSVTSTHRQGLRACYAQVQVTAVTETSATTEIRGEAVSLQSNHSQANHSQANHSQANHSQANHSQANHGQAAPMESTAPGGDRPSAPAHDHDHRHPGSDHSHSHPLLAPAADPTRNLSAIERLITQATLPDRARQWSLKVFRCLAEAEAAVHGIALDQVHFHEVGATDAIVDIVGTCLGLDYLGVDMLVCSPLPTGRGRVRAAHGWLPVPAPAVLKLMESRPVPLYSNGLEGELVTPTGAAIAIALADHFGDPPAMTLHRVGLGAGGKDLPVANILRLWLGQTTANPNPTSLSSPVPGQTPQSAPKSIPYDHETIILLETQIDDMVPQVVGYLHERLYAAGALEVFTQPIAMKKSRPGLLITVICTPEHEPPCTDILFAETPTLGIRRQSQQRWLLSRQLQTLQTTYGPVTVKLAYHPQTQAILNIHPEYEDCALLARHHHLPWQVIYHSAITAWYSQPSLPGQAQES